A single Lathamus discolor isolate bLatDis1 chromosome 16, bLatDis1.hap1, whole genome shotgun sequence DNA region contains:
- the UBIAD1 gene encoding ubiA prenyltransferase domain-containing protein 1, producing MGPADLAQKISVSAESPRGSERNDSGSALAGAERAPPGSWRQKCAAYVLALRPWSFSASLTPVALGSALAYRAEGALDPGLLVGSAVTVLAVHGAGNLVNTYYDFSKGIDHKKSDDRTLVDQILEPQDVVRFGVFLYTVGCICAAGLYAVSTLKLEHLALVYFGGLSSSFLYTGGIGFKYVALGDVVILITFGPLAVMFAHAVQVGYLSVSPLLYAIPLALSTEAILHSNNTRDMESDQQAGIVTLAILIGPAFSYVLYTVLLFLPYLIFCVLATRYTISMALPLLTIPMAFSLERQFRSQNFNKIPQRTAKLNLLLGLFYVFGITLAPAGALPKL from the exons ATGGGGCCGGCAGACCTGGCGCAGAAGATCAGTGTTAGCGCTGAGAGCCCCCGCGGCAGCGAGAGGAACGACTCCGGCTCTGCGCTGGCGGGCGCTGAGAGGGCACCCCCCGGCAGCTGGAGACAGAAGTGTGCGGCCTACGTGCTAGCTCTCAGACCGTGGAGCTTTAGTGCCTCCCTCACCCCTGTGGCTCTCGGCAGCGCTCTGGCGTACAGGGCTGAGGGAGCGCTAGACCCTGGGCTGTTGGTGGGCAGCGCCGTGACCGTCTTGGCTGTGCACGGAGCGGGCAACCTGGTGAATACCTACTACGACTTCTCCAAAGGTATCGATCACAAGAAGAGTGATGACAGGACTTTGGTGGACCAGATTTTGGAGCCTCAGGACGTAGTCCGGTTTGGAGTGTTCCTTTATACTGTGGGCTGTATCTGTGCTGCTGGGCTCTACGCTGTCTCAACTCTCAAACTGGAGCACCTGGCTCTGGTTTACTTCGGGGGACTTTCCAGCTCCTTTCTTTACACTGGAG GAATTGGATTTAAGTATGTTGCACTTGGAGACGTGGTGATCCTGATCACCTTTGGGCCCTTGGCTGTCATGTTTGCCCATGCTGTGCAAGTTGGTTATCTGTCTGTCTCACCACTGCTCTACGCTATCCCACTAGCACTCAGTACTGAGGCCATCCTGCACAGCAACAACACACGGGACATGGAGTCTGACCAGCAGGCGGGTATTGTCACCCTGGCTATCCTCATCGGTCCTGCCTTCTCCTATGTTCTCTACACCGTGCTGCTCTTCTTGCCCTACCTGATTTTCTGTGTGCTGGCCACACGCTATACCATCAGCATGGCATTGCCACTCCTTACTATCCCGATGGCGTTTTCACTGGAAAGGCAGTTTCGGAGTCAGAACTTCAACAAAATCCCTCAGCGGACAGCCAAACTCAATCTCCTCCTGGGGCTTTTCTATGTTTTTGGTATTACTCTAGCACCAGCTGGTGCTCTGCCTAAACTGTAA